The Streptomyces noursei ATCC 11455 sequence GACCCGATGGACCTGTTCGACCACGTCTTCACCCAGCAGACCGGTCAACTGCGGGCCCAGGCAGCCCAGTTGCGCGCCGAGCTGGACGCCGAGGCCGAAGGACACCCCGAGACCACCACGGGCACCGCCACGCCCGCCCAGGAGGCCAGGCCATGACGACCACCACCGCGCCGACCGCGCGCAAACCGGCCACCATGGCGCAGGCGCTCACCCGCGCGCTGCGCGACGCCATGGCCGAGGACCCCGCCGTCCATGTGATGGGCGAGGACGTCGGCACCCTGGGCGGCGTCTTCCGGGTCACCGACGGCCTGGCCGAGGAGTTCGGCGAGGACCGCTGCAGCGACACCCCCCTCGCCGAGGCCGGCATCCTGGGCACCGCCGTCGGCATGGCGATGTACGGGCTGCGGCCGGTCGTGGAGATGCAGTTCGACGCCTTCGCCTACCCGGCGTTCGAGCAACTGATCAGCCATGTCGCCCGGATGCGCAACCGCACCCGCGGCGCGGTCGCCATGCCGCTGACCATCCGCATCCCCTACGGCGGCGGGATCGGCGGCGTCGAGCACCACAGCGACTCCTCCGAGGCGTACTACCTCGCCACCCCCGGCCTCCAGGTCGTCACTCCCGCGACCGTCGAGGACGCCTACGGGCTGCTGCGCGCCTCCATCGCCTCCGACGACCCGGTCGTCTTCCTCGAACCCAAGCGGCTCTACTGGACCAAGGCCGACTGGTCGCCGGACGCGCCGGCCCCGGTCGCCCCCCTGGGCCGGGCCGAGATCCGTCGCCGCGGCAGCAGCGCCACCCTCATCACCTACGGCCCGTCGCTGCCCGTCTGCCTGGAGGCCGCCGAGGCCGCCCGCGCCGAGGGCTGGGACCTGGAGGTCCTCGATCTGCGCACGCTGGTGCCGTTCGACGACGACACGGTCTGCGCGTCCGTGCGGCGCACCGGCCGGGCCGTGATCGTCCACGAGTCCAACGGCTTCGGCGGCCCCGGCGGCGAGATCGCCGCGCGGATCACCGAGCGCTGCTTCCACTATCTGGAGGCGCCGGTGCTGCGCGTCGCCGGTTTCGACATCCCCTACCCGCCGCCCATGCTGGAGCGGCATCACCTCCCCGGTGTGGACCGGATCCTGGACACCGTCGCCCGCCTCCAGTGGGAGTCGCGCTGGACCGAAGGACGTGGTGCGTGATGGCCGAGGTGCGCGAGTTCACCCTGCCCGACCTGGGGGAGGGCCTCACCGAAGCGGTGATCGTGCAGTGGCTGGTCGAGGTCGGCGACGTGGTGGCCGTGGACCAGCCGGTGGTGGAGGTCGAGACCGCCAAGGCGATGGTCGAGGTGCCGTGCCCGTACGGCGGGGTGGTCACCGCCCGCTTCGGCGAGGAGGGGGCCGAAGTCCCGGTGGGGGCACCCCTGGTGACGGTCGCGGTCGGAGCGGCGCCGGACGACCTCGCCGGGGACGCGGGGGGTACCCCCCGCGCATGGGGGTCCCCCCGGTCGAGCGGAGCCGGGAGTGGGGGAGGAGTCGAGAGCTTGGTGGCGGGCCCCGGCGGCCCCGCCACCGCGCCGGCCCCGACGTCCCCCGAGACCGGGGAAGCGCAGGACTCCGGTTCGGGGAACGTCCTGGTCGGCTACGGGACGAGCAACTCCTCGGCCCGACGCCGCAGGATCCGGCCGGGCGCCCCCGAGGGCCCCGCGCCCCTCGCCGCCGCGGCCGGACCCGCCCCCACCACCGAGGCCGACGGCACCCGCACGGTGGCCGTCATCTCGCCGCTGGTCCGCCGCCTCGCCCGCGAGCACGGCCTGGACCTGCGGGACGTGCGCGGCACCGGACGCGAGGGGCTGATCCTCCGCACGGACGTCGAGTCCGAGGTCCGGGCGCGGGCGGCGCGCGAGCCGGTCGCCGGCGCGGCGGCCGGGCCCGTCCCCGGGGAGGAGCGGATCCCGCTCAAGGGCCTGCGCGGCGCCGCGGCCGAGAAGTTCCGCCGCAGCCGCCACGAGATCCCCGACGCCACGTGCTGGGTGGACGCCGACGCCACCGAACTCCTCGCCGTCCGCCGGGCGATGAACGTGCCGGGTGCCCCCAAGGTGTCGCTGCTGGCGCTGCTGGCCCGCATCTGCACGGCCGCACTCGCCCGCTACCCCGAGCTCAACGCGACCGTCGACACCGCGGCCCAGGAGATCGTCCGGCTGCCCGCGGTCCATCTGGGCTTCGCGGCGCAGACCGACCGCGGCCTGGTGGTGCCGGTCGTCCGGGACGCCCAGGACCGCACCGTCGAGCAGCTGTCCGCCGAGATCGCCCGGCTCACCGACGCCGCACGGGCCGGAAAGCTGTCCCCCGCCGAGCTCTCGCACGGCACGTTCACCCTCAACAACTACGGCGTCTTCGGCGTCGACGGCTCCACCCCGATCCTCAACCACCCCGAGGCGGCGATGCTCGGCGTCGGCCGGATAGCCGCCAAACCGTGGGTGCACGAGGGCGAGTTGGCGGTCCGGCAGGTGGTCCAGCTGTCGTTCACCTTCGACCACCGGGTGTGCGACGGCGGCACCGCGGGCGGTTTCCTGCGCTATGTCGCCGACTGCGTCGAGCGGCCCGCGCTGCTGCTGCGCGGGATGTGACGACCCCGCGGCGGCCGGCGGTGTGAGCGCGCGGCACCCGGCGATACTCAAGGGGTGAGCGAGCACCCCGACTACGACGCGATCGTGCTGGCCGGAGGGGCGGCCCGACGGCTCGGCGGGGCGGACAAACCCGCCCTGCCGGTCGGCGGCCGCGCCCTCCTGGACCGGGTCCTGGCCACCTGCCCCGACGCCGCGGCCACCGTCGTCGTCGGCCCCGCGCGCCCGACCGCCCGCCCCGTGGTCCAGGCCCTCGAAGACCCGCCCGGCGGCGGCCCGCTCGCCGCACTCGACGCCGGGCTGCGGCACACCACCGCCCCCACCGTGCTGGTGCTCTCCGCCGACCTGCCGTTCCTGACGGCCGGGACGGTCCGCGCCCTCCTCGAAGCGGCGACCGCCGGCGGCGATCCACCGCCGGAAGGGGCGCTGCTGCGCGATGCGGAAGGGCGGGACCAGCCGCTGGTGGCCGCGTACCGAACGGCCCCGCTGCGCCGCGCGCTGGACCGGCTGCGGTCCGTCCACGGCGCCCTGACCGGCCTGCCGCTGCGGCCGTTGCTGTCCGCGCTGGCGCTCGTCCGCGTCCCGGACGCCACGTCCACGGCGTCCTTCGACTGCGACACCTGGGAGGACATCGGCACGGCACGTGCCCGGATCAGGGAGCATGGACACGTGTTGGACGAATGGATCACGGCAGTCAAGGCCGAACTGGGCATCGACCTCGATGTCGACACGGCGGCACTCCTCGACCTCGCGCGGGACGCGGCGCACGGCGTCGCCCGCCCGGCCGCGCCGCTGACGACCTTCCTGGTCGGCTACGCGGCGGGCCGTCAGGGAGGCGACGTGGCGGAGCTGTCGCGGCAGGTCGCCGCGCTGGCCGACCGCTGGGCGGCGGAGGCCGCGGCCGAAGAGGCCAGGACGGCGCCGGCGACCGGCTCCCCGGCTGACGAAGCGCAGTCCGCGGAATGACCGAGGGCGAGCACGGCGACCCGTTCGGCGACGAGTTCGCCGACGCGCTCGCCCTGGCCAACGGCACCCCGCCGGGCCGCCGACCCACCGGATCCGGCGACCGGACGCCCGGCGGCGCGACGCCCGGCCCGTACCCCGTCGCCCGCGCGGGATCGCCGCGGCCCGGCGATGATCCGGCGCCCGGCGGCACCGACCGGGACCGCCCCGCCGGGCCCGGCGACGCCCGCGACACCGCCCCCGCCCGCCCCGGCAGGCGGTCCACCGGCCGCTCCGGCACGCCGTGGCGCACGGCCCGAGACATCGCCGAACACGCGGTGCACGAACCGCCCGGCCCCGGGGCGGCCGCGCTCGCCGACGCGCTCGGCCGCACGCTCGCCGCTCCCCTCACGGCCCTCACCGACCTGCCCTCGTTCGACACCTCGGCGATGGACGGCTGGGCGGTCTCCGGCCCCGGCCCCTGGCGCCTGGACCACGCGGCGGACGACACCGGCACCGACCCGGACACCGGCATCCTCGCCGGCCACGCCACCACCGCGGCGCTCCCCGACGGCCATGCCCTGCCCATCGCCACCGGAGCCCGCATCCCGGCCGGCGCCACCGCGGTGCTGCGCAGCGAACACGGCGAGGTCCTCGAACTCCCCGACGGCCGGGCCCGGCTGTACGCGCCGCGGCCGGTGCCACCGGGCCAGGACATCCGCCCGCGCGGCCAGGAGTGCCGGTGCGGCGACCACCTGCTGCCCGCCGGCACGCTGGTGACCCCCGCGATCCTCGGCCTGGCCGCGGCGGCCGGCTACGACGAACTCTCCGTCCACCCCCGGCCCCGCGTCGAGGTGCTCGTCCTCGGCGACGAACTGCTGCGCAGCGGACTGCCCGAGGGCGGCCGGATCCGCGACGCGCTCGGCCCGATGCTGGTGCCCTGGCTGCACGCACTGGGAGCCGAGGCGGCGCCTGTGCGGCACCTCGGCGACGACGCCGACGCGCTGCACGACGCCCTCGCCGGGTCCACCGCCGACGTGGTCCTCACCACCGGTGGCACCGCGTCGGGCCCCGTCGACCATGTGCACCCCACCCTCCGGCGGCTCGGCGCGGAACTCCTGGTGGACGGCGTGGCGGTGCGCCCGGGCCATCCGATGCTGCTGGCCCGCCTCGCCCCGCGCCGGCACCTCGTCGGCCTCCCCGGCAACCCGCTGGCCGCCGTGTCCGGTCTGCTCACCCTCGCCGAGCCGCTGCTCCGTACGCTCGCCGCCCGCCACCCCGCCGCGCCTTACCGGGTGCCGCTGGCCGCCGCGGTCTACGGGCATCCGCACGACACCCGGCTCGTCCCGGTGGCCTACCGCGACGACGACCGGCACGGGCTGGTCGCCGCGCCGCTGCACTTCCACGGGCCCGCCATGCTGCGCGGGATCGCCGCCGCCGACGCGATGGCCGTCGTCCCGCCGGGCGGCGCGGAGCCCGGCACCGAGGTCGAACTCCTCGAACTGCCCTGGCCGGCGGGCTGGTCGGCGGGTTGGCCGACCCCGGACACCTCCTACGACCCCGCAGCCCCCTCCGGAGGCGCCGCGTGAAGCTCCCGTCCCACGACGCCGCGGCCCGCGAGGTCCCCGAGGACCGCTCCCACCGGGTGATACTGCCCCGCCGCACCCCGAAGGCGCCGATACGGCAGGTCGCCCGGCGGCTGACGATGGCCCTGCTGGTGCTCGTCGCGACGGTCTTCATCGTCTGGATCGACCGCGAGGGGTACCACGACAACGCCGGTGGTTCCCTGGACCTGCTCGACTGCGTCTACTACGCCACCGTCACGCTCTCCACCACGGGTTACGGCGACATCGTCCCCTACAGCGCCAGCGCCCGGTTGCTGAACATCCTGCTGGTCACGCCGCTGCGCGTGCTGTTCCTGATCATCCTGGTCGGCACCACGCTGGAGGTGCTGACCGAGCGCACCCGTGAGCAGTGGAAATTGACACGCTGGAGAAACGCCTTGCGCGATCACACCGTCATCGTCGGCTTCGGGACCAAGGGCCGGTCCGCCGTCCAGACCCTGTGCGCCACGGGTCTGCCCCGGGACCGGATCGTCATCGTCGACCCCAGCACCAAGGTCGTCGAGTCCGCGGTGTCCGAGGGGTTCGCGGGCGTGGTCGGCGACGCGACGCGCAGCGATGTGCTGCTGAGGGCCGAGATCCAGCGCGCGCACCAGATCGTCATCGCCACCCAGCGCGATGACACCGCCGTCCTGGTCTCGTTGACCGCGCGTCAGCTCAACAAGCGCGCCAACATCGTCGCCGCGGTGCGGGAGGAGGAGAACGCGCCGCTGCTGCGGCAGTCCGGTGCCGACGCGGTGATCACCTCGGCCAGCGCGGCCGGGCGGCTGTTGGGCCTCTCGGTGCACAGCCCCAGCGCGGGCGCCGTCATGGAGGACCTGATCCAACAGGGCAGCGGCCTGGACCTGGTGGAGCGGCCGGTGGTCAAGTCCGAGGTCGGCAAGTCCGTCCGGGAGACCGGCGACCTGGTCGTCTCCGTCCTGCGCGGCCACCGGCTGCTGGGGTACGACGACCCGGTGGCGAGCCCGCTGCAGGCCGCGGACCGTCTGATCACCATCGTCCGCGCCGCCGCGGAGGAGCCCGCCGTCCCCGGCAAGCCGCCCGGCAAACCGACGCTGCCCGGCACCGGGGTCTCCCCCATGCGTCCGGCGGACGAGTGACGGATCGTGGGACGGGGAGGGCTGCGGACCGGACGTGACGGGCCGTGACCTGTAGCGAAGCCCCGCCCTGCCCTTTCGCCCCATGGCCGGTCGGCGAGTAGCCTCGCGCCCATGCGAGCGATCACAATCCCCGAGCCCGGTGGCCCCGAAGCCCTCGTCTGGGCCGAAGTGCCCGATCCACAGCCCGCAGAGGGAGAGGTCCTGATCGAGGTCGCGGCCAGCGCCGTGAACCGCGCCGACCTGCTCCAGCGCCAGGGCTTCTACGACCCGCCGCCCGGCGCCTCCCCGTACCCCGGCCTGGAGTGCGCGGGGCGGATCGCGGCGGTCGGGCCCGGCGTGCACGGCTGGGCGGTCGGCGACGAGGTGTGCGCGCTGCTGGCGGGCGGCGGCTATGCCGAGAAGGTCGCCGTCCCGGCCGGCCAGGTGCTGCCGCTGCCGGCCGGCGTCGACCTCGTCACGGCCGCCTCGCTCCCCGAAGTCGCCTGCACGGTCTGGTCGAACGTCTTCATGATCGCGCACCTGCGGCCCGGCGAGACCCTGCTGGTCCACGGCGGCGCCAGCGGCATCGGCACCATGGCGATCCAGCTGGCCAAGGCCGTCGGCGCGCGGGTCGCGGTCACCGCCGGTGGCCCCGAAAAGCTGGCCCGCTGCGCCGAGTTGGGCGCCGACATCCTCATCGACTACCGCGAGCAGGACTTCGTCCAGGAGATCCGCAAGGCCACCGACGGCAAGGGCGCGGACGTCATCCTCGACATCATCGGCGCCAAGTACCTCCAGCGGAACGTCAAGGCGCTGGCGGTCGCCGGCCGGCTGGCGATCATCGGCCTGCAGGGCGGTGTGAAGGCCGAGCTCAACCTCGCCGCGCTGATCTCCAAACGCGCCGCGATCACCGGCACGGGTCTGCGGGCCCGCCCGGTGAGCGAGAAGTCCGCGATCGTCGCCGCGGTCCGGGAGCACGTCTGGCCGCTGATCGGCAACGGCCAGGTCCGCCCGATCGTGGACCGGACCCTGCCGATGGCGGAGGCCGCCGAGGCGCATCGCGTCGTGGACGCCAGCAGCCACTTCGGCAAGGTCGTCCTGACCGTCTGAGCGCCGCCCGCCCGTCGCCCCCGGGGCTCCGAACGCCCCTCGCCCCTCCCCGTGCCGGCAGGTCACTCCGCCGATCTGCCCGAGATGCCGCGGTCCCACCGCTGTGTGACGCTGGGCACGTCACTCGACGGCTCGGCACGGGAGGGGCACCGTGGTCGCTGCAGGATTCCGTTCGCGCATTGCCTCAAGTCTGCTGGTGGTCGCCGCCGCCCTGCCCGTCTCCCTGACCGCCGGCCCCGCGCTGGCGCTGGACAGCCAGGCCACCCCGGCCGCCCGCCCCGATGGCCCCACGGACGACCACGCGACGGATCGCGCACTGCCCGCCGGCCGCCTGGGGGAGCTGCACCCCGGCCGTCCCGGCGTGCCCGACCGCCTACCGGACTTCCCCAGCGCCGACGACTTCCGGGACCTTCCGGACCACGCCCTGGGCCTCGCCGGCACCCTGCCCGGTTTCCCGCACCACCCGGGCGGGCCGTTCCTCCATGGATCGCGCCACCACCGGCATCACCCGTTCGGCAGAGTCTTCCCTTGGCGTTCGGACCCTCCGGTCCCCGGTGACAGTGTCAGGGACGACTCCGCGGACGCGGGCGCCCCCGAGCCGTCCGACTCGCCGAGCGCCCCCGTGATCGACCCCGTGCAGCTGCCGCCCGGCCGGTCCGAGCGGCCGACCTCGCACGACGGCGCTCCCTCGACCTCCTCGGAGCCCGGCCCGGCCCCGGCCGAGTCGGCGCTGCCGTCCTCCGAGCGCCCGCGTGACCTCGCCGGCGCCCCCGCTCCGAGCCCCTACGGGCAGGCACCTTCGCCCTCCCCCGAGCGGGAACCGGACAACTCCCTGGCCGGTCCGGAGCCGGCGGCCAGCCCCTACGCCATCGACGCCCCCGGAACCAAGGTCGAGCGGGTTCTCCCGATGGGCGCCGGGATGGCACTCACGGGGCTGGGTCTCGCCTTCCTCGGCCTCCGTCTGCGGCGTCGCTGAGGCCCCGTTCCCGGCGAAACGACGCAACGACGCACCGTGGTTTCACGTGAAACAGCCGGGATGCTGGGGTTTCACGTGAAACCGCACGCCGAGGGAGCCGGGTGAAAGCGGTGTGGCCGCCCGAAGCCGATCCGCCGTTCCGGAAAGGGTGGATCACCTTTTGACAGGGGCACCACCGTTCTAGACGTGCTCGTACGAGAGAATGGCGGCATGGATATGCCGATGAACGAACGGTCGCAGGAGAACCAGCACGTCCTGGTCGTCGGCCCGGACGGCATGGCGCTCGGCAGCGCCGGCTCCGGTGGCGGGGACGAGGGCGACGAGCCCCGTGAGGTGCCGGTGACGGACATGGTCGAGCAGCCTGCGAAGGTCATGCGCATCGGCAGCATGATCAAGCAACTGCTGGAAGAGGTGAAGGCCGCCCCCCTCGACGAGGCGAGCCGGGTGCGCCTCAAGGAGATCCACGCCAGTTCGGTCAAGGAGCTGGAGGACGGGCTGGCGCCTGAGCTGGTCGAGGAGCTGGAGCGGCTCTCGCTGCCCTTCACCGAGGAGTCGGTGCCGACCGAGGCCGAGCTGCGGATCGCCCAGGCCCAGCTGGTCGGCTGGTTGGAGGGACTCTTCCACGGCATCCAGACCGCGCTCTTCGCCCAGCAGATGGCCGCCCGCGCCCAGTTGGAGCAGATGCGTCGTGCGCTGCCACCGGGCATCCCCGCGGACGGGCACCAGGAGCAGCCCGGTCACGGCGGCGCCCGCTCGGGCCCCTATCTCTGATCGCGGCGTCCGGACGCCCACAACGGCCGGAGGGGCCGGCACGCATCACGCGTGCCGGCCCCTCCGCTGTCAGGGTCTGCTGTGGTCAGCTGCTGCGACCGGTCGAGACGGTCAGCTCGATGGTGTCGCCGCTGCGCGGGTCCCACCAACTGACGGCATTGGGCGTCTGGTCCGTGACGGTGTTCTTGGGCCAGAGGCCGTCGTTCACTTCCCTGACCACCCGGTACTTCCACCCGGCGGCCTCGATGCACTGCTTGACCGACTCCAGGTTCTTGCCCTTGAAGTAGGGGAAGAGGACCTTGCCCTTCAGGCTGTCGCTGACGGCCGGCGTCGGGTTGGTGCACTCGGTGACCCGGATCGTCGCCGTCTTGTCTTCGGGGCGCGTGCTGGCGGTGGGCGACGAGGAGTAGGAGTACGAGGACGTCGGGGTGTCGGTGCCACCGCCGCCGCCATCGCTGCCGGCGCTCAGGCCGATGCCGATCGCTATCGCGGTGACCACGACCACGCCCACCACCGCCGAGACGATGACCACCGGGCTGTTGTTCTTCCGGGGCCGTGCCGGCGGCATCGAGCCCGTCACCGGCGCGGGCGGGCCGGGGAACGGCGGCGGCGGGGCCTGGAAACCGGCGCCGACGAACGGCGCGGGCGTCGGGGCCGGGCCGGGCGCCGGCGTGGGGTAGGCGTTG is a genomic window containing:
- a CDS encoding molybdopterin molybdotransferase MoeA, giving the protein MTEGEHGDPFGDEFADALALANGTPPGRRPTGSGDRTPGGATPGPYPVARAGSPRPGDDPAPGGTDRDRPAGPGDARDTAPARPGRRSTGRSGTPWRTARDIAEHAVHEPPGPGAAALADALGRTLAAPLTALTDLPSFDTSAMDGWAVSGPGPWRLDHAADDTGTDPDTGILAGHATTAALPDGHALPIATGARIPAGATAVLRSEHGEVLELPDGRARLYAPRPVPPGQDIRPRGQECRCGDHLLPAGTLVTPAILGLAAAAGYDELSVHPRPRVEVLVLGDELLRSGLPEGGRIRDALGPMLVPWLHALGAEAAPVRHLGDDADALHDALAGSTADVVLTTGGTASGPVDHVHPTLRRLGAELLVDGVAVRPGHPMLLARLAPRRHLVGLPGNPLAAVSGLLTLAEPLLRTLAARHPAAPYRVPLAAAVYGHPHDTRLVPVAYRDDDRHGLVAAPLHFHGPAMLRGIAAADAMAVVPPGGAEPGTEVELLELPWPAGWSAGWPTPDTSYDPAAPSGGAA
- a CDS encoding bacterial proteasome activator family protein, whose amino-acid sequence is MDMPMNERSQENQHVLVVGPDGMALGSAGSGGGDEGDEPREVPVTDMVEQPAKVMRIGSMIKQLLEEVKAAPLDEASRVRLKEIHASSVKELEDGLAPELVEELERLSLPFTEESVPTEAELRIAQAQLVGWLEGLFHGIQTALFAQQMAARAQLEQMRRALPPGIPADGHQEQPGHGGARSGPYL
- a CDS encoding NAD(P)H-quinone oxidoreductase, producing MRAITIPEPGGPEALVWAEVPDPQPAEGEVLIEVAASAVNRADLLQRQGFYDPPPGASPYPGLECAGRIAAVGPGVHGWAVGDEVCALLAGGGYAEKVAVPAGQVLPLPAGVDLVTAASLPEVACTVWSNVFMIAHLRPGETLLVHGGASGIGTMAIQLAKAVGARVAVTAGGPEKLARCAELGADILIDYREQDFVQEIRKATDGKGADVILDIIGAKYLQRNVKALAVAGRLAIIGLQGGVKAELNLAALISKRAAITGTGLRARPVSEKSAIVAAVREHVWPLIGNGQVRPIVDRTLPMAEAAEAHRVVDASSHFGKVVLTV
- a CDS encoding alpha-ketoacid dehydrogenase subunit beta yields the protein MTTTTAPTARKPATMAQALTRALRDAMAEDPAVHVMGEDVGTLGGVFRVTDGLAEEFGEDRCSDTPLAEAGILGTAVGMAMYGLRPVVEMQFDAFAYPAFEQLISHVARMRNRTRGAVAMPLTIRIPYGGGIGGVEHHSDSSEAYYLATPGLQVVTPATVEDAYGLLRASIASDDPVVFLEPKRLYWTKADWSPDAPAPVAPLGRAEIRRRGSSATLITYGPSLPVCLEAAEAARAEGWDLEVLDLRTLVPFDDDTVCASVRRTGRAVIVHESNGFGGPGGEIAARITERCFHYLEAPVLRVAGFDIPYPPPMLERHHLPGVDRILDTVARLQWESRWTEGRGA
- a CDS encoding NTP transferase domain-containing protein, with amino-acid sequence MSEHPDYDAIVLAGGAARRLGGADKPALPVGGRALLDRVLATCPDAAATVVVGPARPTARPVVQALEDPPGGGPLAALDAGLRHTTAPTVLVLSADLPFLTAGTVRALLEAATAGGDPPPEGALLRDAEGRDQPLVAAYRTAPLRRALDRLRSVHGALTGLPLRPLLSALALVRVPDATSTASFDCDTWEDIGTARARIREHGHVLDEWITAVKAELGIDLDVDTAALLDLARDAAHGVARPAAPLTTFLVGYAAGRQGGDVAELSRQVAALADRWAAEAAAEEARTAPATGSPADEAQSAE
- a CDS encoding potassium channel family protein, translated to MKLPSHDAAAREVPEDRSHRVILPRRTPKAPIRQVARRLTMALLVLVATVFIVWIDREGYHDNAGGSLDLLDCVYYATVTLSTTGYGDIVPYSASARLLNILLVTPLRVLFLIILVGTTLEVLTERTREQWKLTRWRNALRDHTVIVGFGTKGRSAVQTLCATGLPRDRIVIVDPSTKVVESAVSEGFAGVVGDATRSDVLLRAEIQRAHQIVIATQRDDTAVLVSLTARQLNKRANIVAAVREEENAPLLRQSGADAVITSASAAGRLLGLSVHSPSAGAVMEDLIQQGSGLDLVERPVVKSEVGKSVRETGDLVVSVLRGHRLLGYDDPVASPLQAADRLITIVRAAAEEPAVPGKPPGKPTLPGTGVSPMRPADE
- a CDS encoding dihydrolipoamide acetyltransferase family protein, with the translated sequence MAEVREFTLPDLGEGLTEAVIVQWLVEVGDVVAVDQPVVEVETAKAMVEVPCPYGGVVTARFGEEGAEVPVGAPLVTVAVGAAPDDLAGDAGGTPRAWGSPRSSGAGSGGGVESLVAGPGGPATAPAPTSPETGEAQDSGSGNVLVGYGTSNSSARRRRIRPGAPEGPAPLAAAAGPAPTTEADGTRTVAVISPLVRRLAREHGLDLRDVRGTGREGLILRTDVESEVRARAAREPVAGAAAGPVPGEERIPLKGLRGAAAEKFRRSRHEIPDATCWVDADATELLAVRRAMNVPGAPKVSLLALLARICTAALARYPELNATVDTAAQEIVRLPAVHLGFAAQTDRGLVVPVVRDAQDRTVEQLSAEIARLTDAARAGKLSPAELSHGTFTLNNYGVFGVDGSTPILNHPEAAMLGVGRIAAKPWVHEGELAVRQVVQLSFTFDHRVCDGGTAGGFLRYVADCVERPALLLRGM